GTTGTTGCGCGACAAGCCCGTCACCACCCACGGCGTGCCTTTCTATGCCGGCTGGGGACTGACCGAGGATCTGGGTGACGTGCCCGCGCGCCGCACGCGTCGCCGAAGCGTCGACGATCTCATCGCCGCGGTGCTGATCGCCTATCCGCGCTATCTCGACCCGCTGACCCTGCTGCCCTGTTCGCCCGAGGTCCTCGTGCGCCGGCTGGCCGGCGGCGCACGGCGGCAGAACGAGGCGATCGTCTCGTGGCGACGCCTGCAAGGCGCATTGCGCCGAACCTTTTCGCGCATCGGAGCGACGGCATGAAACCGATCGATATCGGCCAACGGTCCTTCCTGTTCCTGCAGGGGCCGCCGGGACCGCTTTTCGCGATGCTGGGCGAGCGCCTGCGCGCGCGCGGCTGCGCCGTGCACCGGATCAATCTGAACGGAGGCGATCGCTACGACTGGCCGGAGGGCGCGGTCGATTATCGCGGCCGACGCTCGCGCTGGTCGCTGTTCGTCAACCAGTTCATGCGCGATCATCGCATCACCGATCTGTTGCTGTTCGGCGATTGCCGACCGATGCACGTGGCGGCGACCGGCATGGCGAAGCTTCGCGGCATCAACGTTCATGTGCTCGAGGAAGGCTATATCCGGCCCGACTGGATGACGCTGGAGCCCGACGGCGTGAACGGCCGCTCGACCCTGTCGCGCGATCCGCGCTGGTTCCTCCAGCAGGCGGCCATGCTGCCGCCGGTGCCGAGCCTGCCGTCGATCACCGCCAGTTTCAAACGCAGGGCGCATGACAGCTACTGGTATTATCACCATGTGGTGACGGGAAAGCTGCGCTTTCCCTTCTATCGACCGCACCGGCCGGGCTCGATCGTTGCCGAAGGGTTGGGATGGCTCGCCAAGTTCGCGCGCGCCAAGCGCCGCGCGCGCCAGTCAAAACGAACTCAGGAAGCGGTCGCCGGAAAGCGCTACTTCTTGTTCCCGCTGCAACTGACTTCCGATTATCAGATCCGCGCGCACTCGCCGTTCGACGACATGGCGACGGCTGTCGAATATGTTCTGGAGAATTTCGCGCGCCATGCTCCGGCTGATACGCTGCTTTTGGTGAAGGAGCATCCGCTTGATTCCTCCTTCTTCAACTGGCGGCGGTTCCTAGCGCGCAAGGCGCTTGCGCTGGGCTGCGAGCATCGCGTGCTGCACATTGATGGCGGAGACCTTGGGGAACTGTCCCATGGATCGTCTGGCATGGTTTGCGTGAACAGCACTTCGGGTACCCTCGCGCTGGGCGCAGGCATCCCCGTAATGGTGCTTGGCGAGGCGATCTACGCCCTGCGTGGCGTGACGCATCAGGCAGGTCTTGATCGCTTCTGGATCGCTCCGCAGGAGCCCGATTCCCGCGTCTATGGCGCGTTCAAACAGGTGCTGCATGCGCGCTGTCTGGTGCGTGGCGGACTCGCAAGTAAATCGGCGATCGATATCCTTATCGATTCGATTGAGGAGCGTCTGTTCGGAGACTGGCAGCATGCTGTGCAGCGCTCAGCCTGATCGATCAGCGCGGTGGCAGCGTTTCCAGCCATTGATTGACGGTGGCGAAATGCGCTGCCCAAGTCGGTGCGTGGAAGCCGGCGAGGCGTGCTATCTGCTTCGCGCGTGCGCGGCTATCGTCGGGCATGTATGCCTCTATCAATGTTCGCCAGCGACGCCCATCAGTTGGCGCCGCATAATCTGGCACCGGGCCCGCCAATTCTCCGAACACGTCGATCTGGCTCGCAATCACCGGCGTGCCATGCGCCAGGGCCTCGACCAGCGGCATGCCATAGCCTTCAACGAACGACGGGAAGATGAGCGCGCGCGCGCCGCGCAGCAGAACCGCCAGTTCGTCGTCGCTGCAGCGTGGAAGCTCGGAAACGACGCCCCGTAGCGCCTTCGTACGATCAATCATCGCAAGGGCCTGATCCGCTTCCCAACCACGCTGCCCGACTATCAGAAGCCTTGGTGCCGCGCTACCGTGCATTTCCACCAACTCGCGCCAGATCTGGAGCATGAGCAGGTGGTTCTTGCGACCTTCGATCGTTCCAAGCATCATAAAATAGGCACTATCGCGCGCGTTTGACACCGTGGCCGCGGGCAGGGGTGTGGTGCCCAGCCAAGCGACGTGGGTAGGCGGCAACGCGAGGCCGTGGCGTCGTGCATAGACCTCGGTCGCTGCATGCGTTGCTGCCGAGTTACAGATCAATCCGGCGCCGGTCCTTAGCATGGTTCGCACTCGGGCTTCATGGCGCTCGTGTTCGCCGGGGCGGCAATATTCCGGATGACTGATCGGGATGACGTCATGAACCATGAAAACGGGACGCATTCCAGACACTGTCAGCCATTCTTCGAGCCCGGGCTGGTCGAGGCCGGTGTGGCCAATGTTCAAATAGATCGCGCCGGCAACACGTTGCGGACCGGCCAGCCCGGAGAGTGAAC
The window above is part of the Sphingomonas sanxanigenens DSM 19645 = NX02 genome. Proteins encoded here:
- a CDS encoding glycosyltransferase family 4 protein codes for the protein MTNPPILLDVSRLIWRASTGRLPTGIDRVCLAYVEHYRHRACAVIQYRTMRRVLPVALSAKLFDLILTGSDRFRRDATRLALRSLSGLAGPQRVAGAIYLNIGHTGLDQPGLEEWLTVSGMRPVFMVHDVIPISHPEYCRPGEHERHEARVRTMLRTGAGLICNSAATHAATEVYARRHGLALPPTHVAWLGTTPLPAATVSNARDSAYFMMLGTIEGRKNHLLMLQIWRELVEMHGSAAPRLLIVGQRGWEADQALAMIDRTKALRGVVSELPRCSDDELAVLLRGARALIFPSFVEGYGMPLVEALAHGTPVIASQIDVFGELAGPVPDYAAPTDGRRWRTLIEAYMPDDSRARAKQIARLAGFHAPTWAAHFATVNQWLETLPPR
- a CDS encoding capsular biosynthesis protein, whose product is MLGERLRARGCAVHRINLNGGDRYDWPEGAVDYRGRRSRWSLFVNQFMRDHRITDLLLFGDCRPMHVAATGMAKLRGINVHVLEEGYIRPDWMTLEPDGVNGRSTLSRDPRWFLQQAAMLPPVPSLPSITASFKRRAHDSYWYYHHVVTGKLRFPFYRPHRPGSIVAEGLGWLAKFARAKRRARQSKRTQEAVAGKRYFLFPLQLTSDYQIRAHSPFDDMATAVEYVLENFARHAPADTLLLVKEHPLDSSFFNWRRFLARKALALGCEHRVLHIDGGDLGELSHGSSGMVCVNSTSGTLALGAGIPVMVLGEAIYALRGVTHQAGLDRFWIAPQEPDSRVYGAFKQVLHARCLVRGGLASKSAIDILIDSIEERLFGDWQHAVQRSA